From the genome of Xylanivirga thermophila:
GACAGCATTGGAGGGGCAATTTTGTCTTATCTCCTGCTCTGTAATAATATATCACTCCATTCGGTCATATTTAAAGCTATTTATATTATACCAAATTATAGATGGCTAAAACACTGCCTATATATATAGTTTTATAGTATGATTTTACTATATGAAATAAAAATAAAGGTGCTACTATTATTTAGTAACACCTATTATACCGAACGTCTAGGAAGTACTCTCCCTTACTATGAATTTATAGGGAACCTTTTTGATATGGTGAACATCTACTCCCTGTACTATATCATATAACATCTTTGCCGCTTCATATCCCATTTGATAAAAGTCCTGATGAACGGTAGTCAATGACGGCGTTGTATATGAGGAAATCAAAATATCATCAAAACCTACCACCGAAAGTCTTGAGGGTATCCCTATGCCAAGGTCCTTTGCTGCTAATATAGTTCCTATCGCCATTAGATCGGAAGCGCAAAAGATTGCAGTAACTTCAGGATGCTTGGGCAAAAATTGAAGCATAACCCTATACGTTTCCTCTTGGGAAAAGTTCCCCCTAACGATATAATCATCCCTTATTATTAATCCATTCTCTCGCAGCACAGATAGATATCCTTTACAACGTGAGTGGGATACTGACGCAACATCAGTTCCTGTAACATAGACTATATTTTTATGTCCCCTATCAACTAGATACTGTACAGCCTCCCTTGCCGCCTCGTAGTTATCTATAGATACATATCCCACATGCTTGCTGTCGGCAGGCTGATCTATAAGTACACATGGAATGCGACTTTTTACCACCTCTTTGTAATATGCATCATCGGTTTTTATACCTTGTATTACAAAACCGGCAAGGGAATGCTCCTCTGCAAACTGCAGATAGCTTTTATTTTGCTGTATGGCGGAATCAACTGCAAACATGAGGATCTCATAATCAATTGAGCGGGCAAATTCATAAATACCCACCAAACTTTCCTGCACCATATTATGCCTGGCCCCCTTCTCTAGGCCGGACATGATATACCCAAAGATACGGCTTTCCTTTGTTACAAGGGTACGAGCAGCAACATTAGGAGAATATTTCAATTCTTCGGCTACTTCAAAAATCCTTTTGCGTGTTTCTTCGTTAATATCTTTATAATTATTAAATGCGCGGGATACAGTAGCTATTGAAACTCCCGCCTTTTTAGCCACATCCCTAATCGTTGCCATATAAAACATCCTTCCAAACTCTTCATTTTATTAATATTTTAAAAGCATTCACTTGTATTGTCAAATGTTTTTGATATATAGTCTGCAACAAACATCATTGCCCTTACATGATGAACCGACTGATCTCCACACACTGTCCAGTCAAGGGTTGGCTCCCATGGCCAAAAGCCCTTTCCGTCCCCTCACTTGGTATATCATCAATTCCCCAATCTTTAGGCGATACAGTTGCAAACATCTATTCCCCTCTAAATCATAGTTTTGTCTATTACAATGTATTCATCTATCAATATATACGTCTATTAACCTTTAACACCTGAAGATGCAACACTAGCCTGAACCTGCTCCTGTGCCAGCATATAGATGATTATACCTGGCAATACGACCATGGTGAGGGCTGCAAACATCTTCGTATAGTCATATGAAAATGCCTCTGTGAAAAAAGCGAGGGCTAAAGGCAATGTCCTGTGCTTTTGACTGCTTGTTAGGAGCATTGCATAGAAATATTCATTCCAATTACCTAAAAACATGAGTATCCCGGCAGTTGATAACCCTGATTTTGCCAATGGTACATTTATGCTCCAAAACTTAGTCCAAAATCCTGCCCCTTCTATATCAGCCGCTTCATTCAACTCTATAGGTATTGTCATAAATGCCGATTTTAAGATAAACATGGACATTGCCATACCATTTGATAAATAAACCAATATAAGCCCATACTTCGTATCATACAGATTCATCTTCATTATCAATGAAAAAATAGGTTGAGCCTTTGTATGTCCAGGTACCAGCAGTGTCATAGTAAATAATACATAAAAGAGCGTCTTTCCCTTAAAATCATATTTTGCAATAACATATGCTGCCATGGAAAAAAACAATAATGCCACAAAGGTTGAAACGGTAGCAATCAAAAGAGAATTTAATGTATAATTCAAGAAATTATATTGTGTAAACACCTTAACAAATGGTGTAAAATCAAACTTTGTCGGCAAGGAAAATGGGCTATTTAGAATTTGGGCATTAGTTTTAAATGCAGACATAATAACCCACAAAATAGGAAAAATAGATATTACTACTGTAAAAATTAAGACCAAATATATCAATATATTATAAATAGTTTTCTTCAAAATATTCACCAAAACACCCCCTTACAGAGCACTTTCATTCATCTTAAACACTTTATTTATAAAATAAAGGGTCACTATTCCAAATACCAACATCACTACCGCCGCTGCATTTGCATATCCATAATTCATGTCGGAGATAGCCTTTACCAATATAAGCGGTATGTTCATGGTATCATCACCGGGACCACCTTTAGTAGTCAATGCAATAGGTTCGTACATGGCAATCCTGGAAGTAATGGAAATTATGACACTTGTTCCAATGGCATGCTTACATAATGGCAAATCAATATTAAATATAATCCTTGATCTACTTGCCCCATCGATAAGTGCAGCTTCATGTAATTCTTTAGGAATAGCCATCAAATCGGTCAATACAACTAAAGTTACAACAACGGCATAGAAAAGCCATGTAAAGGTTATTGCCCAAAACGCATGTGGGCTCTCATAAAACCACTTTACACTGAAATTAGGATTGAATATCCTTATTGCATTATTTAAAACACCAAAGTCATCATTAAATATAAATCTATAGATCATTGCCCATGCAGCCACTGAAATTACGTTTGGAATCATAAATACCCCACGGACAAATTTCCAACCAAATGGTTTTCTGTATAGTATGAAAGCTATCAATACACCATACCCTACGTGAAGGGTACCTGCTATAAGGGACCAATATAAAAGATTCTTAACAGATATTCTAAATTCTGTCTTGCTAAATAGCTTTGTATAGTTTGCAAGCCCAACAAATTTTGGTGCATTATATCCGTCCCATTGTGTAAAACTCGTATAGAGCACCGTTATTATTGGTGATAAATAGAACAATAGAAAAATCGCTATTGAGGGCAATAAAAACAAGTATATCCATAGCTTTTCCCTTTTATTTCTCATATCGTCACTTCCTTTTATAAAATTTAAGGTCTCTTACCCTTAGGGTAAGGACCTTAAATTTATATAATATAATAACTTTTATTCAACTGCCTCTTTTGCCTTTTCCGTTAATTCCTTGGCAAATTGCTCCGGAGTTAAAGATCCATCAATTAATTTAGGCAATAATTTAGGAAATTCTTGCTCTGCGATTGAAGATGGCATAATATCAGTACAGCCGGGTACCAATTTTGTATCCTTATTAACTGCTGTAGATAGCTCGCTTAAAATGCGGTTTTCCTTCAATTTAGTATTGAAATCCTCTGAAGTAGTAAGATTAGGTGCAGTACCACCCTCAGCTAACATATATGCTTCCAACTCTTCAGGAGAATTTATAAATTCTAGGAATGCCAATGCCCCTTCAGTTACATCCTCTGGCAATCCACTTGGGATCCACCAACCATAACCATTAACATTTGCAACTGCAATATTTCCTGGGTATATATCTCCCTTTACCTGATCACCATTAAAATCATTGCTCCACTTGTCAGATGCCTCTTCAGCAAAATCACCAACCATCCAAGGACCATTACATATAACAGCAGATTTTTTACTCATAAAGCTGTTTGCTGCATCTGCATAGGCAGCACCTAATGTGTTGGATGAGGCATGCTCCTGTAAAAACTTCTGCAGCTTTGTAAAGGCATTTACCCATGCATCAGATGTAAAATCTGTTACCCGCTCCTCTGCACCTTTTTTAAGTATCTCAACTCCACCCTCTTCAGCTGCTACCAATGATGTTAAAAACAATGAAGTAGTCCATGCGTTTTCAGCGGTCATAAAGGCAAGCTTGTTTTCACCCAATTCACCTTCAAATTCTTCCAATGTCATTTCACCAATTCGTTTGCTGGGATTCATCATGGTAGAATTATAATAAAGTCCTATGGGTCTAGTAACTATAAGCGGCATTGATACCACTTTGCCGTCTTTTGTATTATACTCAAGTGCGTCTTCAATTAGAGCTGACTTAATCTCCGGCTTGCTGTCCAACCAGTCCGATAGATCATAATATTTGTTGTTTGAAATGATTACCTTCTCGAACCAGTCCTTATCTGCACCTTCAATCAAAGGCGGGAGCTTGTCTTGTATAGCCAACTGTTTGATCTTTTCAAAGTATGAATCCTGTGGAAGTTCTTCAATTATTACCTTGTACTTACCTTCATATTTTTTATTAAACCTATCCACTTGGGGTAGGAAAAACTTACCCCCTACATTTTGACCAGCCTTGTAATGAGGAATATGCAGTTCAACAACTTCCTTCTTATCGTCCTGATCCTTTTTAACATCTTCCTTTGACTCATTTTTAGTGTTGTTCTGTGTTTCATCATTTTCTTTCGGTTTTTGACCACAACCTACAACAAATACAATGGTCATGGATATAACCAATATCAATGAAATTAACTTCTTCATATAATTACCCCCTTATTAATTTACAATTTTGAGTACCTAGGACACCTTTAAATCGTTTCTTCACCTCCCATTGAGAAATTTATTATGCAAAACCTATCTAAAACTTGAGATGATATTCTTGTATATTAGTTTAAATATTTGGCCTATGTAAATTTTATAGGTATAATATAATAAAATATATTATATTGGTTCGGAAACGTTTCCGATGTCTTTAAGATAATTATATATTATTAAAATTTGTTTGTCAACTAGGTTTTAGCATATAAATAATTACATAATATAAGAAAATATTTACAAATCCGCGTATTTCTTTTTTACCACGAATTCAAGTGTTATAGGATATAAAGAAGATGACCCCGCATGATATAGAAATCATCTTCTTTATATTATAATTATCTTGTTTTGGCTTCTTGTCTTTTCCTTTTGTATTTATCATAACGTTTTTTGCCCTCTTCAAATGCCAGCTTCTCCGCAGGTGTTTCAGTTATAAGGCGTGGCACTTCAACAGGCTTGCAGTTTTCATCTATGGCTACCATGGTAAAATACGCACTAATAGCAGGCTTTGGCGGTAAATCAGACTTTAAATCATCTACCTCCACCTCTACCTTTATCTCCATGGAGCTCCTGCCTACAAACACCAGTTGAGCCTTGCATATTACAAGTTCCCCTACAAATACAGGATGGTGAAACTCCAGTGCATCCACCCTGGCAGTAACTGCATTATATCTTGAATGACGTCTTGCCACTACATAGGCAGTGTTATCCATCATCTTCATTATTTCTCCACCATGTACATTACCCAAATGATTAGCCTCACCAG
Proteins encoded in this window:
- a CDS encoding carbohydrate ABC transporter permease, which produces MRNKREKLWIYLFLLPSIAIFLLFYLSPIITVLYTSFTQWDGYNAPKFVGLANYTKLFSKTEFRISVKNLLYWSLIAGTLHVGYGVLIAFILYRKPFGWKFVRGVFMIPNVISVAAWAMIYRFIFNDDFGVLNNAIRIFNPNFSVKWFYESPHAFWAITFTWLFYAVVVTLVVLTDLMAIPKELHEAALIDGASRSRIIFNIDLPLCKHAIGTSVIISITSRIAMYEPIALTTKGGPGDDTMNIPLILVKAISDMNYGYANAAAVVMLVFGIVTLYFINKVFKMNESAL
- a CDS encoding carbohydrate ABC transporter permease produces the protein MNILKKTIYNILIYLVLIFTVVISIFPILWVIMSAFKTNAQILNSPFSLPTKFDFTPFVKVFTQYNFLNYTLNSLLIATVSTFVALLFFSMAAYVIAKYDFKGKTLFYVLFTMTLLVPGHTKAQPIFSLIMKMNLYDTKYGLILVYLSNGMAMSMFILKSAFMTIPIELNEAADIEGAGFWTKFWSINVPLAKSGLSTAGILMFLGNWNEYFYAMLLTSSQKHRTLPLALAFFTEAFSYDYTKMFAALTMVVLPGIIIYMLAQEQVQASVASSGVKG
- a CDS encoding LacI family DNA-binding transcriptional regulator; translated protein: MATIRDVAKKAGVSIATVSRAFNNYKDINEETRKRIFEVAEELKYSPNVAARTLVTKESRIFGYIMSGLEKGARHNMVQESLVGIYEFARSIDYEILMFAVDSAIQQNKSYLQFAEEHSLAGFVIQGIKTDDAYYKEVVKSRIPCVLIDQPADSKHVGYVSIDNYEAAREAVQYLVDRGHKNIVYVTGTDVASVSHSRCKGYLSVLRENGLIIRDDYIVRGNFSQEETYRVMLQFLPKHPEVTAIFCASDLMAIGTILAAKDLGIGIPSRLSVVGFDDILISSYTTPSLTTVHQDFYQMGYEAAKMLYDIVQGVDVHHIKKVPYKFIVRESTS
- a CDS encoding ABC transporter substrate-binding protein is translated as MKKLISLILVISMTIVFVVGCGQKPKENDETQNNTKNESKEDVKKDQDDKKEVVELHIPHYKAGQNVGGKFFLPQVDRFNKKYEGKYKVIIEELPQDSYFEKIKQLAIQDKLPPLIEGADKDWFEKVIISNNKYYDLSDWLDSKPEIKSALIEDALEYNTKDGKVVSMPLIVTRPIGLYYNSTMMNPSKRIGEMTLEEFEGELGENKLAFMTAENAWTTSLFLTSLVAAEEGGVEILKKGAEERVTDFTSDAWVNAFTKLQKFLQEHASSNTLGAAYADAANSFMSKKSAVICNGPWMVGDFAEEASDKWSNDFNGDQVKGDIYPGNIAVANVNGYGWWIPSGLPEDVTEGALAFLEFINSPEELEAYMLAEGGTAPNLTTSEDFNTKLKENRILSELSTAVNKDTKLVPGCTDIMPSSIAEQEFPKLLPKLIDGSLTPEQFAKELTEKAKEAVE
- a CDS encoding acyl-CoA thioesterase, translated to MEEKTVSYSRTVMSQVMMPGEANHLGNVHGGEIMKMMDNTAYVVARRHSRYNAVTARVDALEFHHPVFVGELVICKAQLVFVGRSSMEIKVEVEVDDLKSDLPPKPAISAYFTMVAIDENCKPVEVPRLITETPAEKLAFEEGKKRYDKYKRKRQEAKTR